One genomic window of Centropristis striata isolate RG_2023a ecotype Rhode Island chromosome 20, C.striata_1.0, whole genome shotgun sequence includes the following:
- the LOC131993868 gene encoding leucine-rich repeat-containing protein 27-like encodes MYAKHPSVPTPTPTSSPEREEEEEEEEEEVPDLQLSFVFGNSVVKPPAPRIEPEDAEVQEHPEHYSTETLTLSRTQLKHVAESILKNSTLKYLCLEGNLISSIPDSMFISLPNLQWLDLRHNQITSLPSEIGSHRSLKTILLEGNPISELPPELGNVITLRGLNLRNCPITFPPQDIVTQGLQSILQYLRSAMAKRPVCMRKNPPELPVVEKLQLSELMGSSMEEQEESVDEDELQRFMELKHKMILLDRAELGSITRADRNLKSQLPVIKRKKAATKAGIIPELPLFDTQHWKKPEERKQAEMKELEEKQAILEQRRKSQEALRKWRTQAKITQEKKMSEHKQKKHTEQRKQEEAETDSKSAMEDRDPLQIQTHGMSITDCEETRSARELERQIRARVEKMQERRRNPRGSTAEQMAAAEQDVEEMRKLQARLLERKINRGRDRGNCFTIFTGDNWPSFIDK; translated from the exons ATGTACGCTAAACACCCCAGCGTCCCCACTCCAACTCCAACGTCCTCcccggagagagaggaggaggaggaggaggaggaggaggaggttcctGACCTGCAGCTAAGTTTTGTCTTTGGGAACAGTGTTGTCAAACCTCCGGCCCCCCGCATTGAGCCTGAGGATGCTGAGGTTCAGGAGCACCCTGAACATTATTCAACTGAGACATTAACGCTGAGCAGAACTCAGCTGAAACATGTTGCAGAAagtattttgaaaaatagcaCACTAAAG TATTTATGTCTTGAAGGCAACCTGATATCCAGCATCCCTGATTCAATGTTCATCAGTTTGCCAAACCTTCAGTGGCTGGACCTCAGACATAACCAAATTACATCGCTCCCTTCTGAAATTGGCTCGCACAG ATCTCTGAAAACTATACTTCTGGAAGGAAACCCCATCTCAGAACTTCCTCCAGAGTTAG gaAATGTGATCACCCTCAGAGGCCTGAACCTGAGGAACTGCCCCATCACTTTCCCTCCACAAGACATAGTGACCCAGGGGCTGCAGAGCATCCTCCAGTACCTCAGGAGTGCTATGGCGAAGCGTCCAGTCTGCATGAGAAAGAACCCCCCAg AGTTGCCAGTGGTGGAGAAGCTCCAGCTGTCGGAGCTGATGGGGTCCAGcatggaggagcaggaggagtcaGTGGATGAGGACGAGCTGCAGAGGTTCATGGAGCTCAAACACAAGATGATCCTGCTGGACCGAGCCGAGCTGGGCTCCATAACACGGGCTGATAGGAACCTCAAGTCACAGCTTCCTGTTATCAAAag AAAAAAGGCAGCGACCAAGGCCGGAATAATTCCCGAGCTCCCTCTGTTTGACACTCAGCACTGGAAGAAGCCAGAAGAAAGGAAACAGGCTGAAATgaaagagctggaggagaagcaggCTATTCTAGAGCAGAGAAGAAA GAGCCAAGAGGCTCTTCGGAAGTGGCGTACACAAGCCAAGATCACACAGGAGAAGAAAATGTCTGAGCACAAACAGAAGAAGCACACAGAACAAAGGAAACAAGAG GAAGCAGAGACAGATTCAAAATCTGCTATGGAGGACAGAGATCCTCTTCAGATTCAGACGCACGGCATGTCCATCACAGACTGTGAGGAGACGAG ATCGGCCCGTGAACTGGAGCGGCAGATCCGTGCCCGTGTGGAGAAGATGCAGGAGAGACGGAGGAATCCCAGGGGCTCCACGGCTGAGCAGATGGCTGCAGCAGAACAAGatgtggaggag ATGAGGAAGCTGCAGGCTCGTCTCCTGGAGAGGAAGATAAACCGGGGGAGAGATCGTGGAAATTGTTTCACTATCTTCACAGGAGACAACTGGCCCAGTTTTATTGACAAATAA
- the pwwp2b gene encoding PWWP domain-containing protein 2B isoform X1, with product MEAVAEELRAGSRVPVTIDQIVNDTLVVTLTYRERNYTGILLDCNKKTGLFCLPEFTAKLEDCPIPTPACEVPEVLSEEPVSKSPSQASQRPKDENTLPESSIPAAPPSCPIPTPVPAGQTPYPPYFEGAPFPQPLWVRHSYSQWVPQPPPRPIKRKKRRSREPGRMTMSTIRLRPRQVLCEKCKNTLNSDEDSKDGISNTKNSRKENALQSDDEADDKDTPSKLSRKEDVVASKDTKRRENGTSLDSKRLRKDKRGESEGEKFPGGDVIPHSPVIKISYSTPQGKGEVMKIPARVHGSVKPFCPKQLVQNGVGENGKTPSDPTKEQRHILDATRSGLTVSIPKLKLTRPFTTVGQDLPSPKIHLRPPQRESEEGVVEYEAEFVGGTRRRSPRVPGPCLPHSEDSGEGKNSLELWSGSSGEEADRGHSDLTLLINFRKRKADSSSLSVCSSDSLDESKSFSSDGTSPELCDLAPGEDLSVTSSSVPSREDCKTVPPLTVRLHTRSMTKCVTEEGHAVAVGDIVWGKIHGFPWWPARVLSISGTRKQETASCEAQWPQAKVAWFGSPTTSQLSVAKLSPFRELFRSRFNRKKKGMYRRAILEAAKAVGHMSPEITSLLSHGDTS from the exons ATGGAGGCTGTGGCCGAGGAGCTGCGGGCCGGCTCTCGGGTACCTGTCACTATCGATCAAATAGTTAACGATACACTGGTGGTGACGCTGACCTACCGAGAAAGGAACTATACGGGGATATTACTGGACTGCAACAAAAA gACTGGGCTATTCTGTCTACCAGAGTTCACAGCAAAACTTGAGGACTGCCCAATACCTACACCAGCTTGTGAAGTCCCAGAAGTTCTGAGTGAGGAGCCGGTTTCCAAATCTCCCAGCCAGGCTTCGCAAAGACCAAAGGATGAAAACACTCTCCCAGAAAGCAGTATACCTGCTGCACCTCCTTCCTGCCCTATACCCACACCAGTACCAGCTGGACAGACTCCTTACCCTCCTTATTTTGAAGGAGCCCCCTTCCCTCAGCCCTTATGGGTGCGCCACAGCTACAGCCAATGGGTACCTCAGCCCCCTCCGCGACCAATCAAGAGAAAGAAGAGGCGGTCGCGAGAGCCAGGCCGCATGACCATGAGTACTATCCGTTTGCGGCCGCGGCAGGTACTGTGTGAAAAGTGCAAGAACACACTGAATAGTGACGAGGACAGCAAAGACGGCATAAGCAACACTAAGAATTCTAGAAAAGAGAACGCACTACAGAGCGACGACGAGGCCGATGACAAGGACACTCCGTCGAAGCTGTCGAGAAAAGAGGATGTAGTCGCGTCCAAGGACACTAAGAGACGTGAAAACGGCACGAGCCTTGACAGCAAGCGCCTCAGGAAGGACAAAAGGGGGGAATCTGAAGGGGAGAAGTTCCCCGGAGGTGACGTTATCCCCCACAGTCCTGTCATAAAGATCTCCTACAGCACTCCACAGGGCAAGGGGGAAGTCATGAAGATCCCCGCTAGGGTCCACGGTTCAGTCAAACCATTCTGCCCCAAACAGCTGGTGCAGAACGGTGTGGGAGAAAATGGCAAGACGCCTTCTGACCCCACGAAGGAGCAACGGCACATTTTAGATGCCACAAGGTCCGGCCTCACCGTGTCCATTCCCAAACTCAAACTAACCAGGCCTTTTACGACCGTGGGTCAGGACTTGCCTTCTCCAAAGATCCACTTGAGACCCCCTCAGAGGGAGAGCGAGGAGGGCGTGGTCGAGTACGAGGCGGAGTTCGTAGGGGGCACCAGGAGACGGAGCCCCAGGGTGCCCGGTCCCTGCCTCCCCCACTCTGAAGACTCGGGGGAAGGTAAAAACTCTTTGGAGTTGTGGTCGGGGAGTTCGGGAGAGGAGGCGGATCGCGGCCACAGCGACCTCACGCTGCTTATCAATTTCCGTAAGCGTAAAGCGGATTCTTCCAGCCTGTCGGTCTGCAGCAGCGACAGTCTGGACGAGTCCAAGTCCTTCAGCTCCGACGGCACCTCGCCAGAGCTGTGCGACCTGGCTCCGGGTGAAGACCTGTCCGTCACCTCGTCGTCCGTACCCTCGCGGGAAGACTGCAAGACGGTGCCGCCGCTTACGGTGCGGCTGCACACCCGTAGCATGACCAAGTGCGTAACGGAGGAGGGTCACGCCGTGGCGGTGGGCGACATCGTCTGGGGGAAGATCCACGGCTTCCCCTGGTGGCCGGCGCGCGTCCTCAGCATCAGCGGCACTCGGAAACAGGAGACGGCCAGTTGCGAGGCCCAGTGGCCCCAGGCCAAGGTGGCGTGGTTCGGTTCGCCCACCACCTCCCAGCTCTCCGTTGCCAAACTGTCGCCCTTCAGGGAGCTCTTCAGGTCCCGCTTCAACCGCAAGAAGAAAGGGATGTACCGGAGAGCCATCCTGGAGGCAGCCAAGGCCGTGGGCCACATGAGCCCGGAGATTACATCGCTGCTTTCCCACGGTGACAC AAGCTGA
- the pwwp2b gene encoding PWWP domain-containing protein 2B isoform X2, producing the protein MEAVAEELRAGSRVPVTIDQIVNDTLVVTLTYRERNYTGILLDCNKKTGLFCLPEFTAKLEDCPIPTPACEVPEVLSEEPVSKSPSQASQRPKDENTLPESSIPAAPPSCPIPTPVPAGQTPYPPYFEGAPFPQPLWVRHSYSQWVPQPPPRPIKRKKRRSREPGRMTMSTIRLRPRQVLCEKCKNTLNSDEDSKDGISNTKNSRKENALQSDDEADDKDTPSKLSRKEDVVASKDTKRRENGTSLDSKRLRKDKRGESEGEKFPGGDVIPHSPVIKISYSTPQGKGEVMKIPARVHGSVKPFCPKQLVQNGVGENGKTPSDPTKEQRHILDATRSGLTVSIPKLKLTRPFTTVGQDLPSPKIHLRPPQRESEEGVVEYEAEFVGGTRRRSPRVPGPCLPHSEDSGEGKNSLELWSGSSGEEADRGHSDLTLLINFRKRKADSSSLSVCSSDSLDESKSFSSDGTSPELCDLAPGEDLSVTSSSVPSREDCKTVPPLTVRLHTRSMTKCVTEEGHAVAVGDIVWGKIHGFPWWPARVLSISGTRKQETASCEAQWPQAKVAWFGSPTTSQLSVAKLSPFRELFRSRFNRKKKGMYRRAILEAAKAVGHMSPEITSLLSHGDT; encoded by the exons ATGGAGGCTGTGGCCGAGGAGCTGCGGGCCGGCTCTCGGGTACCTGTCACTATCGATCAAATAGTTAACGATACACTGGTGGTGACGCTGACCTACCGAGAAAGGAACTATACGGGGATATTACTGGACTGCAACAAAAA gACTGGGCTATTCTGTCTACCAGAGTTCACAGCAAAACTTGAGGACTGCCCAATACCTACACCAGCTTGTGAAGTCCCAGAAGTTCTGAGTGAGGAGCCGGTTTCCAAATCTCCCAGCCAGGCTTCGCAAAGACCAAAGGATGAAAACACTCTCCCAGAAAGCAGTATACCTGCTGCACCTCCTTCCTGCCCTATACCCACACCAGTACCAGCTGGACAGACTCCTTACCCTCCTTATTTTGAAGGAGCCCCCTTCCCTCAGCCCTTATGGGTGCGCCACAGCTACAGCCAATGGGTACCTCAGCCCCCTCCGCGACCAATCAAGAGAAAGAAGAGGCGGTCGCGAGAGCCAGGCCGCATGACCATGAGTACTATCCGTTTGCGGCCGCGGCAGGTACTGTGTGAAAAGTGCAAGAACACACTGAATAGTGACGAGGACAGCAAAGACGGCATAAGCAACACTAAGAATTCTAGAAAAGAGAACGCACTACAGAGCGACGACGAGGCCGATGACAAGGACACTCCGTCGAAGCTGTCGAGAAAAGAGGATGTAGTCGCGTCCAAGGACACTAAGAGACGTGAAAACGGCACGAGCCTTGACAGCAAGCGCCTCAGGAAGGACAAAAGGGGGGAATCTGAAGGGGAGAAGTTCCCCGGAGGTGACGTTATCCCCCACAGTCCTGTCATAAAGATCTCCTACAGCACTCCACAGGGCAAGGGGGAAGTCATGAAGATCCCCGCTAGGGTCCACGGTTCAGTCAAACCATTCTGCCCCAAACAGCTGGTGCAGAACGGTGTGGGAGAAAATGGCAAGACGCCTTCTGACCCCACGAAGGAGCAACGGCACATTTTAGATGCCACAAGGTCCGGCCTCACCGTGTCCATTCCCAAACTCAAACTAACCAGGCCTTTTACGACCGTGGGTCAGGACTTGCCTTCTCCAAAGATCCACTTGAGACCCCCTCAGAGGGAGAGCGAGGAGGGCGTGGTCGAGTACGAGGCGGAGTTCGTAGGGGGCACCAGGAGACGGAGCCCCAGGGTGCCCGGTCCCTGCCTCCCCCACTCTGAAGACTCGGGGGAAGGTAAAAACTCTTTGGAGTTGTGGTCGGGGAGTTCGGGAGAGGAGGCGGATCGCGGCCACAGCGACCTCACGCTGCTTATCAATTTCCGTAAGCGTAAAGCGGATTCTTCCAGCCTGTCGGTCTGCAGCAGCGACAGTCTGGACGAGTCCAAGTCCTTCAGCTCCGACGGCACCTCGCCAGAGCTGTGCGACCTGGCTCCGGGTGAAGACCTGTCCGTCACCTCGTCGTCCGTACCCTCGCGGGAAGACTGCAAGACGGTGCCGCCGCTTACGGTGCGGCTGCACACCCGTAGCATGACCAAGTGCGTAACGGAGGAGGGTCACGCCGTGGCGGTGGGCGACATCGTCTGGGGGAAGATCCACGGCTTCCCCTGGTGGCCGGCGCGCGTCCTCAGCATCAGCGGCACTCGGAAACAGGAGACGGCCAGTTGCGAGGCCCAGTGGCCCCAGGCCAAGGTGGCGTGGTTCGGTTCGCCCACCACCTCCCAGCTCTCCGTTGCCAAACTGTCGCCCTTCAGGGAGCTCTTCAGGTCCCGCTTCAACCGCAAGAAGAAAGGGATGTACCGGAGAGCCATCCTGGAGGCAGCCAAGGCCGTGGGCCACATGAGCCCGGAGATTACATCGCTGCTTTCCCACGGTGACACGTAG